In Prochlorococcus marinus CUG1435, the genomic window CGAGGGATCAATTACTATACTTGGAGAAAAAGGTACAGTAAAAGTAGGAGGAATAGCTGTTAATGAAATTAAAGAGTGGAAATTTTCTACTCCTAGCGAAGACGATAAATATATTGATCAAGCTAATTACAATACTGCAAATGTATACGGAGCAGGGCATATTCCATATTACGCAAATATGTTAGATACCCTTCTAGGAGAAGCCCAAGCAATCTGCGATGGCAGAGAGGGTCTTAAAAGTCTAGAATTATTAATTGGTGCTTATAGATCTGCGAAGGAAAATAATACAATTAATATTCCTTTGGATTAGATTAAAGCAAAAATTATTCTTTTAATGAATACCTAATTTTATAATTTGAATTTTATATATTTTTATGTAGAATATAAAATTACCTAGAGGATACAAAGTTGATTACGGGTTTATTTATAATAGGTAGTCAAAAGTGTGGTACAACTTCTCTAGCACAATGGCTTAATCAACATCCAGATTTATCGTTATGTTCAAATAAAGAACCTAGTTATTTTAGTATAAAATTTAATGATACCAAGGAAATTGATTATCATAATTTATTTCATCAAAAAGAGGAGGAAAATAAGTTATTTTTTGAGGCCAGCACAAGTTATACACAATATCCTTTCTTTCCAGAAGTTGCAAAAAGAATATTTGAGTATAATAAAAACGCAAAATTTATTTATATTATTAGAGATCCCATAGAAAGAATTAAATCGCACTACAGACACAACTGGATTAAAGGATATACAAGAAAAAGTTTTGTAGAAGAAGTTTTAAATAATCCCGAATATATTTACTTTTCATCTTATGGATTACAGTTAAGACAGTATTTAAATTATTTTCCTATGGAAAGAATTTACATTACATCACTTGAAAAATTAGTTAGTAATAACATAGAAGAATTAAACAATATTTTTAATTTTCTTGGAGTTAAAAAATTAAAAAATAAAGATATTGTCTTTAAACCAAAAAATGTATCTAGTGAAGTTCCTCAAGTTCCATATATCTATTTATATTTTTCCTTTATATATAAATACTTTAATCCAAATATAAAAAGATTTTTTAAAAAAATACTTTCAGTTAAAGCAAATTGCAAATTAAATAGTACCAAAGATTTTGACGCAATTCTCAAAGATCTCCTAGCCCAAGATAAAAAGGAATTTAAAAAAATCCTAAAAAAAAGTATATAAAATTATTATTTATGGATTTCTCAAACAAAAGTATACTTGTTCATTATCATCATAACTTTTGTTTCCAAGAAAATAGAGTTTTTATATCTAGAAATATTGGCTTGTGGTTAGAAGCATTATCTAAAAAATTTAAGAAAGTTACTTATTTAT contains:
- a CDS encoding sulfotransferase, which produces MITGLFIIGSQKCGTTSLAQWLNQHPDLSLCSNKEPSYFSIKFNDTKEIDYHNLFHQKEEENKLFFEASTSYTQYPFFPEVAKRIFEYNKNAKFIYIIRDPIERIKSHYRHNWIKGYTRKSFVEEVLNNPEYIYFSSYGLQLRQYLNYFPMERIYITSLEKLVSNNIEELNNIFNFLGVKKLKNKDIVFKPKNVSSEVPQVPYIYLYFSFIYKYFNPNIKRFFKKILSVKANCKLNSTKDFDAILKDLLAQDKKEFKKILKKSI